One stretch of Roseimicrobium sp. ORNL1 DNA includes these proteins:
- a CDS encoding C45 family peptidase: MKAIQIHIPAMFFLLALGLCLPAMRVQAQAAPTSPPPTLAAAIQHLLSVVAPEPGAEAKTFTTTLKVVKAEGLPKELEGKEARIAYQAPDRFFFEVEVKGDTLSAGSNGTQLWMHSAKKKFGLVGSPEAPRFRTDAGKVDGTKLPPIKLPIAREQLLLLPLLCTIETASDEAVQGETCSVVKLVPRPEAQKAMKLPDIAVTFWVRKSDSVPLRMGFADGKGKEVVLELVNPDLEPAWADSQWQLQPGEGEKVETVALSHLTRFASSALSSLGQKLPTLGPVTGERKVVARHGKGRLETRDGTRVLYLKGTPEEMGEQHGTLMKKEVRHLVDRILYGVGVGSSFAKGTWFFGEIESAQARLQPFVSEAHLREMDALAAAAGVRVEEARLANFFPELFHCSGFAIYGDATAGGHMYHGRILDYMKGVGLEQNACVIVMQPEGAHAWVNLGYAGFLGTVTAMNEKQISIGEMGGKGEGNWDGKPMAQLLREVMEQADTLDEAVEIMRRGPRTCEYYYVISDGKTKRAVGIAATPTTFETIWAGDTHPKLPHAMKDTVLMSAGDRYEALTERVKNGYGKFEMESARDLMTRPVCMTSNIQSVLFAPETLDFWVANADGENVASHTRYTHYNLKELLQPEGVAGE, encoded by the coding sequence ATGAAAGCGATCCAGATCCACATTCCGGCGATGTTTTTCCTATTGGCGTTGGGCTTGTGCCTGCCGGCTATGCGGGTGCAGGCTCAGGCAGCACCCACTTCGCCACCACCCACACTCGCCGCCGCTATTCAGCATCTGCTTTCCGTAGTGGCACCGGAGCCGGGGGCGGAGGCGAAGACGTTTACCACCACGCTCAAGGTGGTGAAGGCGGAGGGATTGCCGAAGGAATTGGAGGGGAAGGAGGCGAGGATCGCGTATCAGGCGCCGGATCGGTTTTTCTTCGAAGTGGAGGTGAAAGGGGATACGCTCTCGGCGGGCTCGAACGGCACTCAGCTCTGGATGCATTCGGCCAAGAAGAAGTTTGGTCTGGTGGGTTCGCCGGAGGCGCCGCGCTTCCGCACAGACGCGGGCAAGGTGGATGGGACGAAGTTGCCTCCCATCAAACTGCCCATCGCTCGTGAGCAACTGCTGCTGCTGCCGTTGCTGTGCACCATCGAGACGGCGTCAGATGAAGCGGTGCAGGGAGAGACATGCAGCGTGGTGAAACTCGTGCCACGGCCGGAGGCGCAGAAGGCGATGAAGCTGCCGGACATCGCGGTGACCTTCTGGGTGCGCAAGAGCGACTCCGTACCACTGCGCATGGGTTTTGCCGATGGAAAGGGCAAGGAAGTAGTGCTGGAACTGGTGAATCCAGATCTCGAGCCTGCGTGGGCGGATTCACAGTGGCAATTGCAGCCGGGTGAGGGTGAAAAAGTAGAGACGGTGGCGCTCAGTCACCTCACGCGTTTTGCCTCCTCCGCACTCAGCAGCTTGGGACAGAAGCTGCCAACGCTCGGCCCGGTAACTGGTGAGCGCAAGGTGGTGGCACGCCATGGCAAGGGACGGCTGGAGACACGTGACGGCACACGTGTGTTGTATCTCAAGGGGACGCCGGAGGAGATGGGCGAGCAGCATGGCACGCTCATGAAGAAAGAGGTGCGGCACCTCGTGGACCGCATCCTGTACGGTGTGGGTGTGGGCAGTTCGTTTGCGAAAGGCACTTGGTTCTTCGGCGAAATCGAATCGGCACAGGCACGGTTGCAGCCGTTCGTCAGTGAGGCGCACCTGCGTGAGATGGATGCTCTCGCCGCGGCAGCCGGTGTGCGTGTGGAAGAGGCGCGACTGGCGAACTTCTTCCCGGAACTTTTCCACTGCAGCGGCTTTGCCATTTATGGCGACGCCACCGCTGGCGGTCACATGTACCACGGTCGCATCCTGGACTACATGAAGGGCGTGGGTCTGGAGCAGAATGCGTGTGTCATCGTCATGCAGCCGGAAGGCGCACATGCGTGGGTGAATCTCGGCTACGCAGGATTCCTCGGCACGGTGACGGCGATGAATGAGAAACAAATCTCCATCGGCGAGATGGGCGGCAAGGGCGAGGGTAACTGGGACGGCAAACCCATGGCCCAACTCCTGCGCGAAGTGATGGAGCAGGCGGATACGCTGGATGAAGCCGTGGAGATCATGCGCCGCGGCCCCCGCACGTGTGAGTACTACTATGTCATCTCTGATGGCAAAACGAAGCGCGCTGTCGGTATCGCCGCCACCCCGACTACCTTCGAAACCATCTGGGCCGGCGACACCCATCCGAAGCTGCCCCACGCCATGAAGGACACCGTCCTCATGTCCGCCGGCGATCGTTATGAAGCCCTCACCGAGCGCGTGAAGAACGGCTACGGAAAGTTCGAAATGGAATCCGCCCGCGACCTCATGACCCGTCCCGTGTGCATGACCTCCAACATCCAGTCCGTCCTCTTCGCCCCCGAGACCCTGGACTTCTGGGTGGCGAATGCCGACGGCGAAAACGTTGCCAGCCACACGCGGTACACGCACTACAATCTCAAAGAACTGCTGCAACCCGAGGGCGTGGCGGGGGAGTAG
- a CDS encoding DHA2 family efflux MFS transporter permease subunit — protein MSTASPIAAALPARATPRSFSPWLVAFAVVVPTFMEVLDTTIANVALRYIAGGLSAPASDSEWVITSYLAANAIILPISGWLALRLGRRTYFLLSIALFTLASALCGMAANLDMLIAARVLQGLAGGGLQPSSQGVLIDAFPPEKQGTAMTLLGIAALLAPVVGPTLGGYITDNYGWRWIFYLNIPVGIFALWICNKVVFDPEYLKTERAALLRKRAPFDTLGLSLLTLTMISWEVLLSKGQEWDWLGDPYGRVQGLMVLFVLGLGSLIWRELRFSNPLINFRTLADRNFRWSCVIIFCAFGVLYANTTTLPALLQTLFGYDATTSGMVLSPAGIGAVITMMLVGLMLARGADARWFIAAGLFTMAAGNFWMSQLTLDVGPWQVVWPRVVVIAGLSMIFAPLNVAAFLHIPPHLRGAAVGLLALLRNEGGSVGTSIAKTIHERRDQFHSLRLGENLDPLNPAVNSFLSQAEAGAYQLSGDPVGAQHVALQALENLRQQQSSALAFFDTFAFFAAVGMALIFFVLLMRKSVAAKGAHLAAE, from the coding sequence GTGAGTACCGCATCGCCCATCGCAGCGGCCCTGCCCGCGCGAGCGACGCCACGCAGTTTCAGTCCGTGGCTCGTCGCCTTTGCTGTGGTCGTGCCCACCTTCATGGAGGTGCTGGACACCACCATTGCGAATGTCGCTCTGCGCTACATCGCTGGGGGACTCTCCGCTCCTGCATCGGACAGCGAGTGGGTCATCACCAGTTATCTTGCGGCAAATGCCATCATCCTGCCTATCTCCGGGTGGCTGGCGCTTCGGCTGGGACGCCGCACGTATTTTCTCTTGTCGATCGCCCTGTTTACCCTCGCATCCGCCTTGTGCGGCATGGCGGCGAATCTGGACATGTTGATTGCGGCGCGCGTGCTGCAGGGCCTCGCCGGTGGCGGTCTGCAGCCTTCCAGCCAGGGCGTGTTGATCGATGCGTTTCCGCCGGAAAAGCAGGGCACGGCCATGACGTTGCTTGGTATCGCCGCGTTGCTCGCTCCCGTCGTGGGTCCCACACTGGGAGGCTACATCACGGACAACTACGGCTGGCGATGGATCTTCTACCTCAACATCCCCGTCGGCATCTTTGCCCTGTGGATCTGCAACAAGGTCGTCTTTGATCCGGAGTACTTGAAGACCGAGCGTGCAGCACTGCTGCGCAAGCGCGCTCCATTTGACACCCTTGGACTTTCCCTGCTGACTCTCACCATGATTTCCTGGGAGGTGCTCCTGAGCAAGGGCCAGGAATGGGACTGGCTGGGAGATCCGTACGGGCGTGTGCAGGGATTGATGGTTCTCTTTGTGCTCGGACTGGGCAGCCTGATCTGGCGGGAGCTTCGTTTCTCCAATCCGCTCATCAACTTCCGCACCCTGGCCGACCGGAACTTTCGCTGGTCCTGCGTCATCATCTTCTGTGCCTTCGGGGTTCTCTATGCGAACACCACGACCCTCCCCGCCTTGTTGCAGACGCTCTTTGGTTATGACGCGACGACGTCCGGGATGGTGCTTTCACCTGCCGGTATTGGTGCCGTCATCACGATGATGCTGGTGGGCCTCATGCTGGCACGCGGTGCCGATGCACGCTGGTTCATTGCTGCGGGTCTGTTCACCATGGCAGCGGGAAATTTCTGGATGTCGCAGCTCACACTCGACGTCGGCCCGTGGCAGGTGGTGTGGCCCCGAGTCGTGGTCATTGCCGGGCTCTCGATGATCTTTGCGCCCTTGAACGTGGCCGCGTTTCTTCATATCCCACCCCATTTGCGCGGAGCCGCAGTGGGTCTGCTGGCACTGCTGCGCAACGAGGGCGGAAGCGTGGGAACGTCCATCGCGAAGACCATCCACGAAAGGCGTGATCAGTTCCACAGTCTCCGCCTCGGTGAGAATCTCGATCCGCTGAACCCGGCCGTGAATTCCTTCCTGTCCCAGGCCGAGGCCGGCGCGTATCAACTCAGTGGCGATCCCGTGGGCGCACAGCATGTGGCACTTCAGGCGCTGGAGAATCTGCGTCAGCAGCAGTCCTCCGCGCTGGCATTCTTCGACACCTTTGCCTTCTTCGCCGCTGTCGGCATGGCATTGATTTTCTTTGTCCTGTTGATGAGGAAATCTGTCGCCGCCAAGGGAGCGCATCTCGCGGCGGAATAA
- a CDS encoding HlyD family secretion protein, with amino-acid sequence MSDSNDTPPGVKESPPAPAGDAITESPNVGPRRWRRLAVPLLVLVVLIFVGIKVARSWHLVSTDDAYVNGHVTFVAPRVIGQVTRVLVDDNNRVRKGDVLLELDPEPYQVQVAIKQAAVDAAQAEITVAQANARSAVGQLRGLRFKLEHSIEEVHNQVAIVRARVATWEQSKATLALARTEFERAKQLLPTKAISVEEFDRKQEALDVAQASVTQALESVYQARVALGLAAQPADGAPLTEVPDNLDQTFSSVREALGELMQGGAKLGIVPSSFDMTPKQLVDEFLRRDPGGDVDRIYAEVVKQAPELKQAEVKLEQARRDLDQAKLDLRYCTIRAEIDGVVTRRNVNPGNHVQVGQSLMAVRSLREVWVDANFKETQLRDLRIGQRVELKVDMYGSRQTFEGRISGFTMGTGSTLALLPAQNATGNFVKVVQRLPVRIDIVDYDAEKVPLFVGLSVEPSVDVKSTPTGPNAGKFLQEVIQPTPSQP; translated from the coding sequence ATGTCTGATTCCAACGATACCCCTCCTGGGGTGAAGGAGAGTCCGCCGGCTCCTGCCGGTGATGCAATCACTGAAAGCCCCAACGTGGGTCCACGAAGGTGGCGCAGGCTTGCGGTGCCCCTGCTCGTCCTGGTGGTCCTGATCTTCGTCGGCATAAAAGTCGCCCGTTCATGGCATCTCGTTTCCACGGACGATGCCTATGTGAATGGCCACGTGACCTTTGTCGCTCCGCGTGTCATCGGCCAGGTGACACGGGTGCTTGTCGATGACAACAATCGCGTCAGGAAAGGCGACGTTCTGCTGGAGCTCGACCCGGAACCCTATCAGGTGCAGGTGGCGATCAAGCAGGCAGCAGTCGATGCCGCGCAAGCTGAAATCACCGTGGCTCAGGCGAACGCACGAAGCGCGGTGGGCCAATTGCGCGGCCTGCGGTTCAAGCTGGAACACTCCATCGAAGAGGTGCACAATCAGGTCGCGATCGTAAGGGCGCGTGTCGCCACCTGGGAACAGAGCAAGGCGACACTGGCACTCGCCAGGACGGAATTCGAACGCGCGAAGCAACTGCTGCCCACAAAGGCCATCAGTGTCGAGGAATTCGATCGCAAGCAGGAAGCCCTGGATGTGGCGCAGGCCTCCGTCACGCAGGCGCTTGAGAGCGTCTATCAGGCCCGCGTGGCCCTGGGGCTGGCAGCACAGCCTGCTGACGGCGCCCCGCTCACAGAAGTGCCGGACAACCTGGACCAGACCTTCTCTTCCGTGCGTGAGGCGCTCGGTGAACTGATGCAAGGGGGCGCGAAGCTGGGCATCGTCCCTTCGTCGTTCGACATGACGCCGAAGCAGTTGGTGGACGAATTTCTGCGGCGCGATCCCGGTGGCGATGTGGATCGTATTTATGCCGAGGTCGTCAAGCAGGCTCCCGAACTGAAGCAGGCCGAAGTGAAACTGGAACAGGCCCGGCGTGACCTCGACCAGGCGAAGCTCGATCTGCGTTACTGTACGATTCGCGCTGAAATCGATGGAGTCGTCACGCGGCGCAATGTCAATCCAGGCAATCATGTGCAGGTGGGCCAGTCTCTCATGGCCGTGCGCTCTCTCCGGGAAGTCTGGGTGGACGCCAACTTCAAGGAAACGCAGTTGCGCGATCTCCGGATTGGTCAGCGCGTGGAATTGAAAGTCGACATGTATGGCAGCCGCCAGACGTTTGAGGGGCGCATCTCTGGCTTCACGATGGGAACGGGCTCGACCCTCGCTCTGCTGCCGGCGCAGAATGCCACGGGCAATTTCGTGAAGGTGGTGCAACGCCTGCCCGTGCGCATCGACATCGTGGACTATGATGCGGAGAAGGTGCCGCTCTTTGTGGGACTCTCGGTCGAGCCATCGGTTGATGTGAAAAGCACTCCGACAGGGCCGAATGCGGGCAAGTTCCTCCAGGAAGTCATTCAACCCACGCCTTCCCAGCCGTGA
- a CDS encoding organic hydroperoxide resistance protein, producing MNTLNAPASTRKVLYTAKVHTTGGRDGGASRSNDGRLDIRHSIPGSKNPGTNPEQLFAAGWSACFEGAIGIAARKAKVALPEDMAIDAEVDLTLTDGGYELQARLNVSLPGLERSVAQALVDEAENTCPYSKAIRGNVDVQINLV from the coding sequence ATGAATACGCTCAATGCCCCTGCATCCACCAGGAAGGTGCTCTACACGGCCAAGGTTCACACCACGGGAGGCCGCGATGGCGGCGCCTCCCGCAGCAACGATGGACGCCTGGACATCAGGCACTCCATTCCCGGCAGCAAGAATCCAGGGACCAATCCCGAGCAGCTCTTCGCGGCTGGCTGGTCGGCGTGTTTTGAAGGCGCGATCGGCATAGCCGCCCGCAAGGCGAAGGTTGCCCTGCCGGAAGACATGGCCATCGATGCCGAGGTGGACCTTACGCTTACCGATGGTGGCTACGAACTCCAGGCCCGGCTCAACGTGAGCCTTCCCGGTCTTGAACGCAGCGTCGCCCAAGCATTGGTCGATGAGGCGGAAAACACCTGTCCCTACTCGAAGGCCATCCGTGGAAACGTGGACGTCCAGATCAATCTTGTGTGA
- a CDS encoding sigma 54-interacting transcriptional regulator has translation MVSIAQNRTLPEVLQSIVAEVGACKNVVVTCIWLIDRGDLCETCRFRAKCPDQSRCLHLVASAGNLEAHPQDLTPTDIAFGRLPLGVPKIGKVAATGESLLQPQLSDNEDWISDTDWFRSEGVRAFAAHPLVFRGEVLGVLAVFDRMALNEADFEYLRVFADHAAVSIANANAFEEIARLKERLEEENDYLREEVTTASGTGYFIGESPALKKVLRQIDLVAATDATVLVTGESGTGKELVARAIHERSSRRNRPMVKANCAAVPEALFESEFFGHVRGAFTGALRDKLGRFELADGGTLFLDEIGEIPYAMQAKLLRVLQEQEVERVGDTRSRKVNVRIIAATNRSLKDEVIAGRFREDLFYRLSVFPIENPPLRERREDIPRLAEHFIHVFAKRLGRKPPRLTAVTNRQLAAQDWPGNVRELQNTIERAVILAESGSLSFEAPALSVLPSAAPSPALVAASEGFLLTRSELKQRERESISAALTQTHGKIFGHDGAAALLGMKPTTLASRIKALGLQRK, from the coding sequence ATGGTATCGATCGCGCAGAACCGCACTCTGCCGGAGGTATTGCAGTCCATTGTAGCGGAGGTCGGTGCCTGCAAGAATGTTGTGGTCACCTGTATTTGGCTTATCGACAGGGGGGACCTGTGCGAAACCTGCCGCTTCCGTGCGAAATGTCCTGATCAATCGCGCTGCCTGCATCTCGTCGCCAGTGCAGGCAATCTGGAAGCCCACCCGCAAGACCTCACACCGACGGATATTGCGTTCGGCCGACTTCCGCTTGGGGTGCCGAAAATCGGGAAGGTGGCTGCGACGGGAGAGTCGCTGTTGCAGCCGCAGCTCAGTGACAACGAAGACTGGATATCCGATACGGACTGGTTCCGCAGTGAAGGTGTCCGTGCATTCGCCGCTCACCCACTGGTGTTTCGCGGCGAGGTGCTTGGTGTGCTGGCGGTGTTTGATCGCATGGCGCTCAACGAAGCTGATTTTGAATACCTGCGTGTCTTTGCCGATCACGCTGCCGTGAGCATCGCCAACGCCAACGCCTTCGAAGAGATCGCGCGATTGAAGGAGCGGCTCGAGGAGGAGAATGATTACCTGCGCGAGGAGGTGACCACTGCGAGTGGCACCGGCTACTTTATTGGCGAAAGCCCCGCGCTGAAGAAAGTGCTGAGGCAGATCGATCTCGTCGCGGCCACGGATGCCACCGTGCTCGTCACCGGCGAGAGTGGCACGGGCAAGGAACTGGTGGCGCGCGCGATCCACGAGCGCAGCTCCCGTCGCAATCGTCCCATGGTGAAGGCAAACTGTGCCGCGGTGCCCGAAGCATTGTTTGAGAGCGAATTCTTCGGACACGTGAGAGGAGCATTCACCGGTGCGCTGCGCGACAAACTCGGACGCTTCGAGCTGGCGGATGGCGGCACGCTCTTCCTCGACGAGATTGGCGAGATACCTTATGCGATGCAGGCGAAGCTGCTGCGCGTCCTGCAGGAGCAGGAAGTCGAGCGTGTCGGAGACACGCGATCGCGCAAAGTGAACGTGCGCATCATCGCCGCGACCAATCGTAGTCTCAAAGACGAGGTCATCGCCGGACGCTTCCGGGAGGATTTGTTTTACCGTCTCAGTGTCTTTCCCATCGAGAATCCGCCCCTGCGAGAACGACGCGAGGACATCCCGCGTCTCGCTGAACATTTCATCCACGTCTTTGCAAAGAGGCTCGGGCGCAAGCCGCCGCGACTGACTGCTGTGACCAACCGGCAGCTCGCCGCACAAGACTGGCCAGGCAACGTGCGCGAGCTTCAGAACACCATCGAACGCGCTGTCATCCTCGCTGAGAGTGGATCGCTCAGTTTCGAAGCGCCGGCACTGTCTGTGCTGCCTTCCGCCGCACCCTCTCCCGCTTTGGTCGCCGCTTCTGAGGGTTTTCTGCTTACCCGTTCTGAGTTGAAACAACGCGAACGCGAGAGCATCTCCGCGGCATTGACGCAAACGCACGGAAAAATTTTTGGGCACGATGGGGCGGCGGCTCTTCTTGGCATGAAGCCGACCACGCTCGCTTCGCGCATCAAGGCATTGGGCTTGCAGCGAAAGTGA